CGTAGTCGATGATGCGCCGCTCCGCTGCACAGATGTTCCGCTCCATCGTGTCGAGGCCCTCCCGGTCGTCGAGGACCACGACGCGGAACCCGAGAGGGGCCAGGACGCCGGAGAGCGCGAGGGACGCGTGTCCGCCTCCCACGATGGTGACGACGTCGGACCGCCCAAGCTGCTCCTCGTACTGCCATGCTCCGTTACGCTCCACCCATCGAAGGCCCTCTCCCCGGGGGCGCGGTTCGGTCAGTGCGATGCCGTTCGTGTCGATGACGAGCGTGGCGGGTCGATCCGTCTCGAGCGCCCCCGCGATCGCCTTCGCGGCCTCAAGGTCCTCCGGCTCGACGCGGAGGAGAACGAAGGTCTGCGTCCCGGAGCAGGCCGTCCCGACGCCGTCCTCGGTGTGCTCCATCTCGATGACCTCGGAGCGGCCGCGTGCCTCGGTCGCGAGGAGCGCTGTAGCCCGCTCGACGAGCGTCTGCTCCGGGATGCCGCCGCCGACGGTCCCGATGCGCCGGCCGTCGCCCGTGACCAGCAGCTTCGCGCCGGGGCGGTTCGGCACCGCGCCGGAGGCGTCCGTCATGACGAGCAGGCAGGCGGGGATGTCCGCTTCGAGCGCCTCGACGACTCGTTTCCAGATGGGGACGTCACTGTGCAAACCAGACTCCCGAGAGAGCGTAGTAGACGGCGAGAAGCGCCGAGAAGACCGCGCTTCCGAGGAACCTCCACCTGAGAGGGATCGCCAGCTGGATGACGGCGTTCCCGGTGATGGAGATCGGGATGTTGACGACCCACGAGATGAGCGCGGTCATGAGGATCGGGAGCCCGACGTCGGACCAGTTCCCGGAGAAGATGGCGATGAAGAGCAAGTGTCTCGCGATCCAGAGGGGATTGAAGTAGAGGAGCGCGAGGCCCGTCTTCGCCAGGGCGCCCCTCACGGGTCCGCACACCTGGTTCGAGCAGATCTCGATGCGCTCGCAGTAGTTCGGGATCTCGAAGGCGTAGATCGTCGCGCCGACCAGCATCATGCCCAGCATGCGCACGGGGTCGTAGGTCCCGAGGATGAGCGTGGCGACGGTATCGCCGGCCGCGTAGACCACGAGACCGAAGAGCACATCGCGCTTTTCGTAGCGAATCCACATGAGCTACCGCCGCTCCGCCGGTTCGCCCGGCTCCGGAGAGGCGTCATCCTCGTTCCATGCGTCGCACCCCTTCTCGGCCAGCCGGCACGCGAAGCCGTACTCGCCCGACATCGCGTCCGCGCGGACACCCTCGAGGTGGGCCAGGATGCGCTCGTTCGTCATCGGGGCGACGACCGGAGCGTCCGCTATAGGGGGACGAACGGCGCAGAGCGCGTCCCGAACGGCGAAGAAGGCGCCGATGCCGTACATGAAGGGCGGCTCTCCGATCGCCTTCGTGTCCATCACGGCGTTCGGGTTGTCGCTGTCCTCGAGGAAGACGACCTCGAACTCACGCGGCGTGAAGTGCAGGTCGGGGACCTTGTAGGTGTTGAGCGCGTCCGACAGCAGCACGCCGTGATCGTGCACCAGCTCCTCGATGGTCACCCATCCGATGCCCTGGACGATGCCGCCCTCCATCTGGCCACGGTCGACGAGGAGGTCGAGACTCCTTCCCGCGTCGTGCACGACGCGGACCGAGTCGACCGTCGCCGTTCCGCGAAGGACGTCGACGACGGCCTCGACGAGCGCCGTGCCGAACACGTGATAGGCGAACGGGTGTCCCTTCTCGGCGTCCTTGTCGTAATGGAGCTTCGGCGTCGCGTAGAACGCGTGGGCCGAGAGGTCGACCCGGCGCTCGTAGGTCGCGCGGACGAGCTTCTCCCACCCGACGTCCGTCTCATCGCCGGCCGCCGTGACCCTCTCGTTCGCGATGGCGACGTCGGCCTCGTCCCGCCCGGTCAGCTCGGCCGCGACCGGCCGAAGCCGGTCGACGAGCATCCGGCACGCCAGGAGCGCCGCCATGCCGTTCAGGTCGGTGCCCGAACTCGCGGCGGTCGGGGAGGTGTTGGCGACGCGGGCGGTGCTCGTGCTCTCCATGCGGACGCGCCCCTCGTCGACACCGAGCGCCGTCGCGACGATGCGGCGGATCTTCGTGAGGACGCCCTGTCCCATCTCGACGGCCGCCGTGCTGACGCTGACGCTGCCGTCCGTGTAGACGTGGACGAGCGCCCCAGCCTGATTGAGGACCGTGTTCGTGAACGAGATGCCGAAGCAGACCGGCATCAGCGCGAGTCCCCGCTTCATGTAGTGGCTCGCCGCGTTCTCTTCGTCGATCTCGTGCCGCCGGCGTTCCGGGTCGAAGCGGGCGACGACCTCATCGAAGCTCCGGACGGCCGTCGTTCCCTCGACGCGCATCCCGAACGGGAGCTCGTCGCCATCATCCAGGAGGTTGGCCCGCTGGATGCGCCACGGCTCGACGCCGAGCTCCTCGGCAGCCCTCCGGATGGCCGCCTCGATGACGAACATCGCCTGCGGGCCCCCGAAGCCGCGGAACGCGGTGTTCGGCGGAAGGTTGGTCCGACAGCACATACCGGTCGCGAGGACGTTCGGAATGAAGTAGCTGTTCGTGGCGTGGAAGAGGGTGCGCTCGAGAATGGCGGTCGAAAGGTCGGCCGCCGCTCCCGAGTTCTGATAGTAGGTGACCTCGAAAGCCGCGAGCTTGAGGTTCTCGTCGAGCCCGAGACGGTAGTCCGACGAGTACGGATGCCGCTTCCCGGTCATGACGAGGTCCTCGTAGCGTTCGAGGACGAGCTTGACCGGACGGTCGAGCGCCGTGGCCGCCACGGCTGCCATCGCGGCCCACGCCGTCGCCTGGTCCTCCTTGCCGCCGAAGGCGCCGCCCAGCCTGTGGACCTCGACCTCGATATCGTGCATCGAACAACCGAGGACGCGCGCGACGATCCGCTGGACGGCCGTCGGCGCCTGCGTCGCCGAGTAGAGCCTGAGCCTGCCCCGCTGCTCCGGGACGGCCAGTGCGCTCTGTGTTTCGAGATAGACGTGCTCCTGTCCTCCGGACTCCACGCGGCCCTCGACGACCGTCGCACATCGTTCCCAGGCGCCCTCCGTGTCTCCCAGGGAGAGCGTCCTGGCCGGGGCGATGAGAGAGCCCATCGCGGCGGCCACGCGGGGGTCGAACACCGGCTCGAGCTCCTCGATCTCGAGCTCGATGTCGTCGAGCGCCGCGCGTGCGGCCTCCGGGCTCTCGGCGACGACGAGGGCCACCGGCTGCCCGGCGTAGTGAACCTCGTCCGCCGCGAGCAGCGGCTCGTCTTGGATGATGCCGCCGATCTGGTTCTCGCCGGGAACGTCCGCGGCCGTGAAGACGCTGACGACGCCCGGCGACTGGGCCGCCGACTCGGTTCGGAGTGCGGTGATCCTGCCGTGTGGTACGGGCGAGGGGAGGGCCGCGGCGTGGAGCGTCCCCTCGGGCTCGGGGAGGTCGTCCACGAACGGTGACGCCGCACGGACATGCGCCTGTGTGTCGGCCGAGCTCATGCGATGAGCGCCTCCAGCTCGAGTGACGGGAAGAGCTCTACGAAGTGCGCGATGATGAGGCGACGAAGCAGCCGTCTGCGGTACTCCGCGCTGCCGCGGACGTCGGTGATCGGCGAGGTCTCGGACACGGCCAGTCGGGCGACCTCCTCGACGAGCTCGGGAGAGAGCGTGGCGCCCTCGAGACGCTCCGAGGTCTTCGTCAGATGGAGCGGGACGCAGTCGACGCCGCCGGCCGAGATCGAGGCGCGTCTCACGACGTCCTTCTCCGCCTCGATGACGGCTGCCGAGTTGACGCCGGCGATATCAAGGTGGCCTCTGCGCGAGACCTTCTCGAAGTGGAAGCGCGCGCCCGGGGCCGGGCGGGGGAACTCGATGGCGGCCACGATCTCCCCGTCCTTGAGGTCGAGCTCCTTGTATCCGCGGTAGAACGACCTGAGCGGAAGCCGGTTCGTCTCGCCGCCGCGAGAGAGCATGAGGGTCGCGTCGAGC
The Candidatus Effluviviaceae Genus V sp. genome window above contains:
- a CDS encoding molybdopterin-dependent oxidoreductase, whose product is MSSADTQAHVRAASPFVDDLPEPEGTLHAAALPSPVPHGRITALRTESAAQSPGVVSVFTAADVPGENQIGGIIQDEPLLAADEVHYAGQPVALVVAESPEAARAALDDIELEIEELEPVFDPRVAAAMGSLIAPARTLSLGDTEGAWERCATVVEGRVESGGQEHVYLETQSALAVPEQRGRLRLYSATQAPTAVQRIVARVLGCSMHDIEVEVHRLGGAFGGKEDQATAWAAMAAVAATALDRPVKLVLERYEDLVMTGKRHPYSSDYRLGLDENLKLAAFEVTYYQNSGAAADLSTAILERTLFHATNSYFIPNVLATGMCCRTNLPPNTAFRGFGGPQAMFVIEAAIRRAAEELGVEPWRIQRANLLDDGDELPFGMRVEGTTAVRSFDEVVARFDPERRRHEIDEENAASHYMKRGLALMPVCFGISFTNTVLNQAGALVHVYTDGSVSVSTAAVEMGQGVLTKIRRIVATALGVDEGRVRMESTSTARVANTSPTAASSGTDLNGMAALLACRMLVDRLRPVAAELTGRDEADVAIANERVTAAGDETDVGWEKLVRATYERRVDLSAHAFYATPKLHYDKDAEKGHPFAYHVFGTALVEAVVDVLRGTATVDSVRVVHDAGRSLDLLVDRGQMEGGIVQGIGWVTIEELVHDHGVLLSDALNTYKVPDLHFTPREFEVVFLEDSDNPNAVMDTKAIGEPPFMYGIGAFFAVRDALCAVRPPIADAPVVAPMTNERILAHLEGVRADAMSGEYGFACRLAEKGCDAWNEDDASPEPGEPAERR